From Serratia fonticola:
TTATGCTTCATGAGCTACCAACTCGCTAGGAGCCACAGGGAACCGCTGACGGTAATGACGAAGATGGACAGATCCATCAGCATAGGGTGCCAGATATCACCGGAGTACATCCAGTCGCGTAGCAAATGATGCACCAG
This genomic window contains:
- a CDS encoding DUF1656 domain-containing protein: MNTTWLHTASPLPDLVLGASLYFPPLFKAFLLGLVFWLLVHHLLRDWMYSGDIWHPMLMDLSIFVITVSGSLWLLASW